A single region of the Peromyscus eremicus chromosome 16_21, PerEre_H2_v1, whole genome shotgun sequence genome encodes:
- the LOC131926516 gene encoding cytochrome c oxidase subunit 5B, mitochondrial, whose translation MASRLLRGVGALAAQALRARGPGGAVATRSMASAGGVPTDEEQATGLEREIMIASEKGLDPYNMLPPKAASGTKEDPNLVPSITNKRIVGCICEEDNCTVIWFWLHKGDAQRCPSCGTHYKLVPHQLAH comes from the exons ATGGCTTCAAGGTTACTTCGCGGAGTGGGCGCTCTGGCGGCGCAGGCCCTGAGGGCCCGCGGGCCCGGTGGCGCGGTTGCGACGCGCTCCATGGCTTCTGCAG gTGGTGTTCCTACTGATGAGGAGCAggctacagggctggagagggagATCATGATAGCATCTGAGAAGGGACTG GATCCATACAATAtgctacctccaaaggcagcttcAGGCACCAAGGAAGATCCTAATTTAGTCCCGTCCATCACCAACAAGCGAATAGTGGGCTGCATCT GCGAAGAGGACAACTGTACTGTTATCTGGTTTTGGCTGCACAAAGGTGACGCTCAGCGATGCCCAAGCTGTGGAACCCATTATAAACTGGTGCCCCACCAACTGGCCCACTGA